The bacterium genomic sequence CCCGGACCACGTCCGGCCGCGGGCCGCGCTCCACGAAGGCATTCCGGGCTGCGGCGAGGAAGACCTCGCCCTCGTGGAACCGGTCGGCCAGGGCGTCCGGCGTGGTCCGACCGAGATGATCCGCACGCGCGAGGCGTTCGAGATCGACGGGCGTGACGCCCCCGGCCTCGAGCTTGCGGGCGAGGCGGCGATAGCCGCGCGCCTTCGCGCCGTTCTTCACGTAGAGCGCCGGCGCGAGGTGATGGCGAACCAGCACCGCGACGGCGTCGACGCGTCGGCCGCCGAGGCGTAGCGCCGTCAGCCAGACGCGCGTGAGGGTCGCGCTCTCTTCGTCGTGTGCGTAGGAGCGGATCCGGCCGTCGTCCCCGGTCCCGGTCGTGGCCGGCTTGCCCAGGTCGTGGCACAGCGCGCTCCAGAGAAGGACGGCCCGCGGCTCTCCGTCGAGTGCCTCCTCCCGCGCGATCCGGGCCGCTCGGTCGACGACCATCCCCGTGTGCACGTAGACATCGCCTTCGGGGTGCCACTCCGGATCCTGCGGCACGCCCTTGAGCGCGGCCAGGGGCGGGAAGACCGGGAGCTGGTCCATTCGATCCAGCCACTCGATCGCGCGCCACGGGCGCGGCAGCTCGAGCAGGATCCGGTCGAGCTCGGCGGCCAGGCGTTCGACCGGGATCGCGCTCGGATCGAGTCCACGGCAGACCTCGACGAGCTCGGCGTCGGGCTCCATCTCGAAGGCCGACGCCAGACGCGCGACGCGCAGGACCCGGAGCGGGTCCTCTCCGAAGGTCCGCGGATCCGCGCACCGCATCGTGCCCGTCGCCAGGTCCTCGCGTCCACCGAGGGGATCCAGAACGGTCCCCTCCAGCGGGTCGAAGGCCATCGCGTTGATCCGCAGGTCGCGACCCATCGCCGCACGCGCGAACGCGACCGTCGGATCGGCCCGGCCGTCGCCCTCGACGCGCGGTCGGGCGACATCGATGCCCTCGGCCGTGTGCCGCCAGACGGCGAAGTGGCGGCCGACCGGCGGCGTGAATCCCTGGGGCGCGAGGATCGCTTCGATCCGCTCCGCCGGGAGTCCGTAGACCTCGAGGTCGAGATCCTTGGCCTGGCGACCGTGGACCGCGTCGCGCACCCATCCGCCGATCACGAAGAGCCTTCCGCCCTCGGCCTCGAAGGCGCGCGCGAGCGCCACGACGCGCGGCGGGAGCCCGGAAGGATCCAGGTCCGTCACGCTGGACCGGACCTCAAACGATCTCGTCCTCGTCGAGTTCCTTCACGCAGATCGGATGGGGCGAGAACTCGGGGCCCCCTTCCCATCCGGGAATCCGTGCCGCCTGGGCGAGCCAGGACTGCGCGAGGGATTCGTCGAGGGC encodes the following:
- a CDS encoding HD domain-containing protein, with the translated sequence MTDLDPSGLPPRVVALARAFEAEGGRLFVIGGWVRDAVHGRQAKDLDLEVYGLPAERIEAILAPQGFTPPVGRHFAVWRHTAEGIDVARPRVEGDGRADPTVAFARAAMGRDLRINAMAFDPLEGTVLDPLGGREDLATGTMRCADPRTFGEDPLRVLRVARLASAFEMEPDAELVEVCRGLDPSAIPVERLAAELDRILLELPRPWRAIEWLDRMDQLPVFPPLAALKGVPQDPEWHPEGDVYVHTGMVVDRAARIAREEALDGEPRAVLLWSALCHDLGKPATTGTGDDGRIRSYAHDEESATLTRVWLTALRLGGRRVDAVAVLVRHHLAPALYVKNGAKARGYRRLARKLEAGGVTPVDLERLARADHLGRTTPDALADRFHEGEVFLAAARNAFVERGPRPDVVRAATLMQRGVEAGPALGRLLARARELQDETGLQDEAALVDRVLGEETD